The following proteins come from a genomic window of Negativicoccus succinicivorans:
- a CDS encoding ArnT family glycosyltransferase, with product MNGSLWRKYGGLFLLALITLCAFNWNLPVTDPVESNYALTAKEMVLAGNWISPQIYGHYWFDKPIFAYWLLEISYALFGFGDFASRLPGAVMGAATVVMTGVLGECFWRRKDAYWYSGLFLLTTFAFWVLSRGVVTDPALLLWTTVTMYGAYRGLTENSCRCMMLAYAAAGLAVLTKGPVGLVLPGLILLVWLAVTPDVRRWKRLFDPAGIAAFFLVAAPWYVTMYMAHGADFIQGFLGLHNITRATVSEHPEDNHWYYYLLILPLSTLPWTPLALREIVRARWETSAAYRFCVVWTVVTLLFYTAMATKYITYTYIAILPLVLLAVRAWLYAIDSGRNKYDAWLTVPAFFMTALYLGGMAYLNRMLIGLAAVLLIFFAYTLWRSRRNVTRAGLFARVTWMLVIASLLLTAEGLPSVLRDRSTEELASAWAAEPGVHYCYRAYTTSFPFYSGIVPTFADRNEEKNPVWAGKYTMPQMTEEELMAALERHEEVTLLVPRSQRKHFVNEPYAPLLQLKERFHSGDIYVNTASLRSPTEG from the coding sequence ATGAATGGATCATTATGGCGCAAATACGGCGGCCTGTTTCTGCTGGCGCTGATCACGTTGTGCGCGTTTAATTGGAATTTACCGGTGACGGATCCGGTGGAGTCCAACTACGCTCTGACGGCGAAAGAAATGGTGTTGGCGGGAAATTGGATATCGCCGCAGATTTACGGTCATTACTGGTTTGATAAACCGATTTTCGCGTATTGGCTGCTGGAAATTTCCTACGCGCTGTTCGGGTTCGGCGATTTCGCGTCGCGTTTGCCCGGCGCGGTCATGGGGGCGGCGACGGTCGTGATGACGGGCGTTTTGGGTGAATGTTTTTGGCGACGCAAAGACGCGTACTGGTACAGCGGTTTATTTTTGCTGACGACATTTGCGTTTTGGGTGCTCAGTCGCGGCGTGGTCACGGATCCGGCGCTGCTTTTGTGGACGACGGTGACGATGTACGGCGCGTATCGCGGTTTGACGGAAAATTCGTGTCGCTGCATGATGCTCGCGTACGCGGCCGCGGGGTTGGCCGTGCTCACCAAAGGGCCGGTGGGACTCGTGCTGCCGGGTTTGATTTTATTGGTTTGGCTCGCCGTGACGCCCGACGTGCGCCGCTGGAAACGCCTGTTTGATCCGGCGGGCATCGCCGCGTTTTTTCTCGTGGCGGCGCCTTGGTACGTCACGATGTACATGGCGCACGGCGCGGATTTTATTCAGGGCTTCCTGGGGCTGCACAATATTACACGGGCCACGGTTTCCGAACATCCCGAGGATAATCACTGGTATTATTACTTGCTGATTTTGCCGCTTTCAACGCTGCCGTGGACGCCGTTGGCGTTGCGGGAGATCGTTCGCGCGCGTTGGGAAACGTCGGCGGCGTATCGTTTCTGCGTGGTTTGGACTGTGGTCACATTGCTCTTTTACACGGCGATGGCGACCAAGTACATCACGTATACGTACATCGCGATTTTGCCGCTGGTGTTGCTCGCCGTCCGCGCCTGGCTGTACGCGATCGACAGCGGCCGCAACAAATATGACGCGTGGCTCACGGTGCCCGCCTTTTTCATGACGGCCTTGTATCTCGGCGGGATGGCCTATCTTAATCGCATGTTGATCGGCTTGGCCGCCGTGCTTTTGATTTTCTTCGCGTACACGTTGTGGCGCAGTCGTCGCAACGTAACCCGCGCAGGTCTTTTCGCGCGGGTTACGTGGATGCTGGTGATCGCTTCTCTTTTATTGACGGCGGAAGGCTTGCCGTCGGTGTTGCGTGATCGGAGCACGGAAGAACTCGCGTCGGCGTGGGCCGCGGAGCCGGGCGTTCATTACTGCTATCGGGCGTACACGACCTCGTTCCCGTTTTATTCTGGGATCGTGCCGACTTTTGCCGATCGCAACGAAGAAAAAAACCCGGTTTGGGCGGGTAAGTACACGATGCCGCAGATGACGGAGGAAGAGCTCATGGCGGCGCTGGAGCGTCATGAGGAAGTGACGCTGTTGGTGCCGCGTTCGCAGCGCAAACACTTTGTCAATGAACCGTACGCGCCTCTTTTGCAGTTGAAAGAACGTTTTCACTCCGGTGATATTTACGTGAATACGGCTTCGTTACGAAGCCCGACGGAGGGGTAA
- a CDS encoding uracil-DNA glycosylase translates to METDIDALLEDLRAYTSQNVANPWREQNETELDLPGAAARRRDYLRRYLAVRTAPRVLLLAEAAGYQGCRFSGIALTCERMLLGHHKRVGPQDIFLTSETVERTSRVTDEMPNTRAQLGYNEPTDTMVWQAALDAGLRPESFLLWNIFPFHPHPATNPLANRTPQEAELDAGLIFARRIIDMYRPPLIFAIGRKAQQMLAQGGIPSVALRHPANGGATEFRRGFQQAIQ, encoded by the coding sequence ATGGAGACAGATATCGACGCGCTGCTTGAAGATTTGCGCGCGTATACGAGCCAAAATGTCGCGAATCCCTGGCGCGAGCAGAACGAGACAGAACTCGATTTGCCGGGCGCGGCGGCGCGGCGGCGCGACTACCTGCGCCGTTACCTGGCGGTGCGGACCGCGCCGCGCGTGTTGCTGCTGGCGGAGGCGGCGGGCTATCAGGGTTGTCGCTTTTCCGGCATCGCGCTGACCTGTGAACGCATGCTTTTGGGACACCACAAACGCGTCGGTCCGCAGGATATTTTTCTGACGTCGGAGACGGTTGAACGCACGTCGCGCGTGACGGACGAAATGCCGAACACGCGTGCCCAACTCGGTTATAACGAACCGACGGATACCATGGTGTGGCAGGCGGCATTGGACGCGGGATTGCGACCGGAATCATTCTTACTTTGGAATATTTTTCCGTTTCATCCGCATCCGGCGACGAATCCGCTCGCCAATCGCACGCCGCAGGAGGCGGAACTCGACGCGGGACTGATATTCGCGCGACGGATCATCGACATGTATCGGCCGCCGCTGATTTTCGCGATCGGGCGCAAAGCGCAACAGATGCTCGCGCAGGGCGGGATTCCAAGCGTCGCGTTACGCCATCCGGCGAATGGCGGTGCGACTGAATTTCGGCGCGGCTTTCAGCAAGCCATCCAATAA
- the larE gene encoding ATP-dependent sacrificial sulfur transferase LarE: protein MLTPETLAKLTRLRRLLKADERVVLAYSGGIDSSLLAYLGHQMLGDHLLAVTCVSPLLPPVERIAARRFAASHGIRHMEWPTPDLDCEAVAHNAPDRCYHCKYRRFAALLEYARTHGYRAVWEGSNIDDLGQYRPGLRALRELPVTSPYLGANFTKADIRDVARHLGLSIWDKPAVPCLATRFPYGTELDAPTLTKVAVMETLLRTVLGEPLRLRYDGRAATIEADAKRLARISAKRKQKLLQCVRQCGIAAVQFAPDGYRSGRYDHEDNKKTPR, encoded by the coding sequence ATGCTCACGCCGGAAACGCTCGCTAAACTGACGCGTCTGCGCCGACTGTTAAAAGCCGACGAACGCGTCGTGCTCGCCTATTCGGGCGGCATCGATTCTTCGCTACTCGCGTACCTCGGTCACCAAATGCTCGGCGACCATTTGCTCGCCGTCACCTGCGTGAGTCCGCTGCTCCCGCCTGTGGAACGCATCGCGGCCCGCCGCTTTGCCGCCAGCCACGGCATTCGTCACATGGAATGGCCGACGCCGGATCTCGACTGTGAGGCCGTCGCGCACAACGCGCCCGATCGCTGCTATCATTGCAAGTATCGCCGCTTCGCCGCTTTGCTGGAATACGCGCGCACGCACGGTTACCGGGCGGTCTGGGAAGGCAGCAATATCGACGATCTCGGTCAATACCGGCCGGGCTTGCGGGCGCTGCGGGAACTGCCCGTGACTTCGCCTTACCTCGGCGCGAACTTTACGAAAGCGGACATTCGCGATGTCGCCCGTCATCTCGGTCTGTCCATTTGGGATAAACCGGCCGTGCCCTGTCTCGCCACCCGCTTTCCGTACGGAACCGAACTCGACGCGCCGACATTGACTAAAGTCGCGGTAATGGAAACTCTTTTGCGCACCGTGTTGGGCGAACCGCTGCGGTTGCGCTATGACGGTCGCGCCGCGACGATTGAAGCGGATGCGAAGCGACTGGCGCGCATCTCCGCGAAACGCAAACAAAAATTATTGCAATGCGTGCGTCAATGCGGTATCGCGGCTGTGCAATTCGCGCCCGACGGTTACCGAAGCGGCCGCTATGATCATGAAGATAATAAAAAAACACCTCGCTGA
- a CDS encoding RuBisCO large subunit C-terminal-like domain-containing protein — protein MTHLSLPRWQAAYAVTANDRAAAEQLAQNLAVEQTIEYPYELVEGTWYADEMTGRIEALEPFNETEWKVTISYPAEAVQGEILQLLNMVYGNSSLQMKTRLLDFTLSPELAAEYPGPRYGLTGLRDYWQVPAGPLVMAVLKPIGHSSREFAAMASAFARAGVAVIKDDHSLHNQKFSPFRERVTVCVDAVANANAQAGHHTAYLPNITSAGAELVERALCAQELGANGIMVAPALTGWGSVHELAKHPDFTLPIVCHPSWSGPMVRGPRPVISPFVYNGLFPRLAGADSVIVVGGGGRFGVRNDACLASRDGALCAWGNCQPLLPAIGGGMTLDAIAELSELYGDDIMYLVGGALFRESPDIKQNTRRFLAGVETIYAHAGNAR, from the coding sequence ATGACGCATTTATCTCTTCCCCGCTGGCAGGCCGCGTACGCCGTCACCGCGAACGATCGCGCCGCCGCGGAGCAGCTCGCTCAGAATCTCGCCGTCGAACAGACGATTGAATATCCCTACGAATTGGTGGAAGGCACCTGGTACGCCGACGAAATGACCGGCCGTATCGAAGCCCTCGAACCGTTTAATGAAACGGAATGGAAAGTCACCATCAGTTACCCCGCCGAAGCGGTACAGGGTGAAATTTTACAGCTTTTGAATATGGTATACGGAAATTCTTCGTTGCAAATGAAAACGCGCTTGCTGGATTTCACATTGAGTCCGGAACTCGCCGCCGAATACCCCGGTCCGCGGTACGGTCTTACCGGTTTGCGCGACTATTGGCAGGTACCCGCCGGACCGTTGGTGATGGCGGTGCTCAAACCCATCGGTCACAGCAGCCGCGAATTCGCCGCCATGGCGAGCGCCTTCGCCCGCGCGGGCGTGGCCGTGATTAAAGACGACCACAGCTTACATAATCAAAAATTTTCTCCCTTTCGGGAACGCGTGACGGTTTGCGTCGACGCGGTCGCGAACGCCAACGCGCAAGCCGGTCACCATACAGCGTATTTGCCGAACATCACAAGCGCCGGCGCGGAATTAGTCGAACGCGCTCTGTGCGCGCAAGAGCTCGGCGCGAACGGAATCATGGTAGCGCCCGCCTTGACCGGTTGGGGCAGCGTGCATGAACTCGCGAAGCATCCCGACTTCACCTTGCCCATTGTCTGCCACCCGTCATGGAGCGGCCCGATGGTGCGCGGTCCGCGACCGGTGATTTCCCCCTTCGTCTATAACGGTTTGTTTCCGCGCTTGGCCGGCGCCGACAGCGTCATCGTCGTGGGAGGCGGCGGCCGTTTCGGCGTGCGCAATGACGCCTGTCTGGCGAGCCGTGACGGCGCGCTCTGCGCGTGGGGAAATTGCCAACCGCTGTTGCCCGCCATCGGCGGCGGCATGACGCTCGACGCGATCGCTGAATTGTCGGAACTCTACGGTGACGATATTATGTACCTCGTCGGCGGAGCGCTGTTCCGCGAAAGTCCCGATATCAAACAGAACACGCGCCGCTTTTTGGCAGGCGTCGAAACGATCTATGCTCACGCCGGAAACGCTCGCTAA
- the tpx gene encoding thiol peroxidase — MEKRTTKWDGQVLALAGKEIKVGDTAPDATLVARDLTAKKLSDWDGQIKVLLPVPSMDTPVCQSQVRQFNKDAVDFADDVVVIALSMDLPFAQERFCAAEGLDRVVTLSDHKTAEFGEKYGYLVPDLRLLSRGVVVVDRDNVVRYIEYVPEASDQVDFASALEALKKL, encoded by the coding sequence ATGGAAAAACGCACTACCAAATGGGATGGCCAGGTATTGGCTCTCGCCGGTAAGGAAATTAAAGTCGGCGATACCGCGCCGGACGCGACACTGGTCGCACGGGATTTAACGGCCAAGAAATTGTCGGACTGGGACGGCCAAATTAAAGTTCTCTTGCCGGTGCCGTCGATGGATACGCCGGTTTGCCAGAGCCAGGTTCGCCAATTCAACAAAGACGCGGTTGATTTCGCCGATGACGTCGTTGTCATCGCGTTGAGCATGGACTTGCCGTTTGCGCAGGAACGTTTTTGCGCGGCGGAAGGATTGGATCGCGTCGTCACGCTTTCCGACCACAAAACGGCGGAATTCGGTGAAAAATACGGTTACCTCGTTCCGGATCTGCGGCTGCTCTCGCGCGGCGTGGTAGTCGTCGATCGCGACAATGTCGTACGCTACATCGAATACGTGCCGGAAGCCAGCGATCAGGTTGACTTCGCGAGCGCGCTGGAAGCATTGAAAAAACTGTAA
- a CDS encoding pyridoxal phosphate-dependent aminotransferase — MDWKTRMVPRVVSIPPSGIRKFFDLASAMDNVISLGVGEPDFNAPDKVIKACIASLEKGETSYTGNAGILPLREEIAKLFAEHYGVEYDPKTEITVTIGVSEAIDMTLRALLNPGDEVLIPDPAYVAYPACVTLAGGTPVLVPTRQEDGFRLTAQALEKYITPKTKVLLIGFPNNPTGTIMDRESLMEIAEVAKRHDLVVISDEIYAELTYEGTHTCIASLPGMRERTVVFNGFSKAYAMTGMRIGYACAPRELTETMFKIHQYAIMCAPTTSQKGALAALRECDADVAAMKAEYDRRRLFVYDELTKMGLPCVKPQGAFYIFPDIRSTGLTDNEFAEGLLAAERIAVVPGSAFGEQGKGHVRISYASSMENLAEAMKRIARFIASKK, encoded by the coding sequence ATGGACTGGAAAACAAGAATGGTGCCGCGGGTCGTTTCGATACCGCCGTCGGGCATTCGCAAATTTTTTGATTTGGCGAGCGCCATGGATAATGTGATTTCACTCGGCGTGGGAGAACCTGATTTCAACGCGCCGGATAAAGTCATTAAAGCCTGCATAGCAAGTCTGGAAAAAGGGGAAACGTCTTACACGGGCAATGCCGGTATTTTGCCTTTGCGTGAAGAAATCGCCAAACTGTTCGCCGAACACTACGGCGTCGAATACGACCCCAAAACGGAGATCACGGTGACGATCGGCGTTTCGGAAGCGATCGACATGACTTTGCGCGCGCTGTTGAATCCGGGAGATGAAGTGCTGATCCCCGATCCGGCCTATGTGGCGTATCCGGCTTGCGTGACGTTGGCGGGTGGTACGCCGGTACTCGTGCCGACGCGGCAGGAAGATGGTTTCCGTCTGACGGCGCAAGCATTGGAAAAATATATTACCCCGAAAACAAAAGTATTGCTGATCGGTTTCCCGAACAACCCGACGGGCACGATTATGGATCGCGAATCGCTTATGGAGATCGCCGAAGTGGCGAAACGGCATGACCTCGTCGTCATTTCCGATGAAATCTACGCGGAATTGACGTATGAAGGCACGCACACCTGCATCGCGTCGTTACCGGGCATGCGGGAACGCACCGTCGTTTTCAATGGCTTTTCGAAAGCCTACGCGATGACCGGCATGCGTATCGGTTACGCCTGCGCGCCGCGCGAACTTACGGAAACGATGTTCAAGATCCACCAGTACGCGATTATGTGCGCGCCGACGACCAGTCAAAAAGGAGCGCTCGCCGCTCTGCGCGAATGTGACGCGGACGTTGCCGCGATGAAAGCGGAATACGACCGTCGTCGTCTGTTCGTATACGACGAACTGACGAAAATGGGCTTGCCCTGTGTGAAGCCGCAAGGCGCCTTCTACATCTTCCCGGATATTCGCAGCACGGGACTTACGGATAATGAATTCGCCGAAGGTTTACTCGCCGCCGAACGTATCGCCGTCGTGCCGGGCTCGGCATTCGGCGAACAAGGGAAAGGCCACGTGCGCATTTCCTACGCGTCGAGCATGGAAAATCTCGCCGAAGCCATGAAACGCATCGCGCGTTTTATCGCCTCGAAAAAATAA
- a CDS encoding MBL fold metallo-hydrolase: protein MPKTQFNTLEDLAREIANGRGQYTEQNTIKSAAQDTPSIAPSETMAAMERPELEMVTLASSSKGNATLVRTPRTQVLVDCGISARRITQALAELHVDPAQLAGVLLTHEHSDHVKGLASFLKRYSLPVYTTRATFQALGETAVTHARRFVEVTRPFTLGDLDVERFAISHDAADPGGFTFAATRMKAAVCTDLGFVSSDVEAALREATLLVLEANHDPVMLREGPYSAFLKARILGARGHLANGEAGRLLARLYRGRRLDVILAHRSETNNTCAAVAAAMETMLDATGIKEEKAGIHWQHGAVLGNVRCESKTVTNEEKACETIVNTSLLSRFC from the coding sequence TTGCCGAAAACGCAGTTCAACACACTGGAAGATTTAGCGCGCGAGATTGCGAACGGGCGCGGTCAATATACTGAACAGAATACGATCAAGAGCGCTGCGCAGGACACGCCGAGCATCGCGCCGAGCGAAACCATGGCGGCGATGGAACGGCCGGAACTCGAAATGGTCACGCTGGCCTCTTCGAGCAAGGGCAATGCCACGTTAGTGCGCACGCCGCGGACGCAGGTGCTGGTCGATTGCGGGATCAGCGCGCGCCGCATCACGCAGGCGCTGGCGGAGCTGCATGTCGATCCGGCGCAACTGGCCGGCGTTTTGCTGACGCATGAGCACAGCGATCATGTCAAGGGTCTGGCTTCTTTTTTGAAACGTTATTCGTTGCCGGTGTATACGACACGCGCGACGTTTCAGGCGCTCGGCGAGACCGCGGTGACGCACGCGCGCCGCTTTGTGGAAGTAACGCGGCCGTTTACTCTCGGCGATTTGGATGTGGAACGGTTCGCGATCAGTCATGACGCGGCGGATCCGGGCGGATTCACCTTCGCCGCGACGCGCATGAAAGCCGCGGTATGTACCGACTTGGGCTTTGTGTCATCCGATGTGGAAGCGGCATTGCGGGAAGCCACGCTGCTGGTGCTCGAAGCCAACCACGATCCCGTCATGTTGCGCGAAGGACCGTACAGCGCGTTTTTGAAAGCGCGCATTTTGGGCGCGCGCGGGCACTTGGCGAACGGCGAAGCCGGCCGGTTGCTGGCGCGGCTGTACCGGGGGCGTCGGCTGGATGTCATTTTAGCGCACCGAAGTGAAACGAATAATACTTGCGCGGCGGTTGCCGCGGCCATGGAAACGATGCTCGACGCCACCGGCATTAAAGAGGAGAAGGCGGGCATTCACTGGCAGCACGGCGCCGTTTTGGGAAATGTGCGCTGCGAGTCGAAAACTGTTACGAACGAGGAGAAAGCATGCGAAACAATCGTAAATACATCATTATTATCGCGGTTCTGCTGA
- a CDS encoding S1C family serine protease, producing MRNNRKYIIIIAVLLIIIGVLLGVFLGRHWWAPQGGGNDLEALNTPKEERILSNVRNTAIVQAVKQVGPAVVGVSTKVYDRDMFNRRVLVGESVGSGVIFDKKGYIVTNYHVVGTSDDVNVMLATNETIAGKVIGRDEATDLAVIKVEREGLPTAEFGDSSSLVVGEPAIAIGNPLGLELRGTVTVGVISALNRTINPLEQHYSLIQTDAAINQGNSGGALVNAEGKVVGINSAKIASNGVEGLGFAIPINAARPILKELIAHGEIRRAYLGVWAVDQAIAARYGYEWPTGETGILVVKKDPRGPLGATDIASGDFLTAVNGNAITSLQELRQQIDAQAPGQKITLGYRHEGADRTTEVTLLEAR from the coding sequence ATGCGAAACAATCGTAAATACATCATTATTATCGCGGTTCTGCTGATCATTATCGGCGTGCTGCTGGGCGTCTTTTTGGGGCGCCACTGGTGGGCGCCGCAAGGCGGTGGCAACGACTTGGAAGCATTGAATACGCCGAAAGAAGAGCGGATTTTATCCAATGTTCGCAATACCGCGATCGTCCAGGCGGTCAAACAGGTAGGACCTGCGGTAGTAGGGGTCAGCACGAAAGTGTATGACCGCGATATGTTTAATCGGCGCGTGCTGGTCGGGGAAAGCGTCGGCAGCGGCGTCATTTTCGATAAAAAAGGTTACATCGTCACCAACTACCACGTGGTCGGCACAAGTGATGATGTCAATGTCATGTTGGCGACGAATGAAACAATCGCCGGCAAAGTGATCGGCCGCGATGAAGCCACCGACCTCGCCGTCATTAAAGTGGAACGGGAAGGTCTGCCGACGGCGGAATTCGGCGACTCGAGTTCGCTTGTCGTCGGCGAACCGGCGATCGCGATCGGTAATCCGTTGGGCTTGGAATTGCGCGGCACGGTGACAGTCGGCGTTATTTCCGCATTAAATCGTACGATCAATCCGCTGGAACAGCATTATTCGTTGATCCAGACCGACGCGGCGATCAACCAGGGCAACAGCGGCGGGGCGCTGGTCAATGCCGAGGGCAAGGTAGTCGGCATTAATAGCGCCAAAATTGCGAGCAACGGCGTGGAAGGCTTGGGATTTGCCATTCCGATCAACGCGGCGCGACCGATTTTAAAAGAGCTGATTGCGCATGGTGAAATCCGCCGCGCGTACTTAGGCGTATGGGCGGTCGATCAAGCCATTGCGGCTCGTTACGGGTACGAGTGGCCGACGGGAGAAACCGGTATTCTCGTTGTGAAAAAAGATCCGCGCGGACCGCTCGGCGCGACCGATATAGCGTCCGGCGATTTTCTGACGGCGGTGAACGGAAACGCGATCACGAGTCTCCAAGAGTTGCGACAGCAGATTGACGCGCAGGCGCCGGGGCAGAAAATTACGCTCGGGTATCGGCATGAAGGCGCGGATCGAACGACCGAAGTGACGTTGTTGGAGGCGCGCTGA
- a CDS encoding 23S rRNA (pseudouridine(1915)-N(3))-methyltransferase RlmH, producing MRYRLLCVGKLKQNFLKEACAEYAKRLRPYGELTQIEVPEAKTTTRPSEKEREAQLEEEGNALLQQIRPQDYLIVLDLHGKELSSTDFAAKLADLAVDGIGEITLAIGGAYGLGANLRKRAQFRWALSPLTFTHQMTRYLVLEQLYRAAKINHREPYHW from the coding sequence ATGCGTTACCGTCTGCTTTGTGTCGGTAAGTTAAAACAAAATTTTCTCAAAGAGGCTTGCGCGGAATACGCCAAACGGCTGCGTCCGTACGGCGAACTGACGCAGATTGAAGTACCGGAAGCCAAGACGACGACGCGACCGAGCGAAAAAGAACGCGAAGCGCAGTTGGAAGAGGAAGGAAATGCGCTGCTGCAGCAGATTCGTCCGCAGGATTATTTGATCGTGCTTGATTTGCACGGTAAGGAACTGTCGTCGACGGATTTCGCGGCGAAGCTCGCGGATCTCGCGGTCGACGGCATCGGTGAGATTACGCTGGCGATCGGCGGCGCGTACGGGCTCGGCGCGAACTTGCGCAAGCGGGCGCAGTTCCGTTGGGCGCTTTCGCCTTTAACATTTACGCATCAGATGACGCGGTACCTGGTATTGGAACAACTCTACCGCGCCGCTAAAATTAATCATCGGGAACCCTATCATTGGTAA
- a CDS encoding site-2 protease family protein, giving the protein MAGYNEPRRDRDEGPVTDGEYRVIEDREWSSERPAQEPPRQHSGKGFQKSAGLGLGAMLLFLLSKGKSLLFALKYTKFLGTAVSMFVMIWSYAMLYGWRYAAGIVLMIAIHEFGHYITAKAVGMPVSAPVFIPFVGALITMKVPPKDAWQEAIVALGGPFFGLVAGLCALYWGIVNHSGLVQAIAYFSFFITLFNMIPVSPLDGGRIVTALSPWVWAVGLIVMAVAAWYTFSPLMILILFFGIYRARQTWSRRNDLRQQQYFTVSAPKRWLIGISYGLITALSGVGVYLFTGA; this is encoded by the coding sequence ATGGCAGGTTATAACGAACCGCGCCGTGATCGTGACGAAGGTCCGGTGACGGACGGTGAATATCGAGTGATCGAAGATCGCGAATGGTCCTCGGAGCGGCCGGCGCAGGAGCCGCCGCGCCAACATTCCGGCAAGGGGTTTCAGAAATCGGCCGGTCTGGGCTTAGGGGCGATGCTGCTGTTCTTATTGAGCAAAGGCAAGAGCCTCCTATTCGCGCTTAAATATACGAAATTTTTAGGCACGGCCGTATCCATGTTCGTGATGATCTGGTCGTACGCGATGTTGTACGGTTGGCGATACGCGGCGGGCATCGTGCTGATGATCGCGATTCATGAGTTCGGTCATTACATCACGGCGAAAGCGGTCGGCATGCCGGTCTCGGCGCCGGTTTTTATTCCGTTCGTGGGCGCGTTGATTACCATGAAAGTGCCGCCGAAAGACGCGTGGCAGGAAGCGATTGTCGCGTTGGGCGGTCCGTTCTTCGGACTTGTGGCGGGACTGTGCGCGCTGTATTGGGGCATCGTCAATCATTCCGGCCTGGTGCAGGCCATCGCCTACTTCAGCTTTTTCATTACGCTCTTTAATATGATTCCGGTGTCGCCGCTTGACGGTGGTCGCATCGTCACAGCCCTTTCGCCGTGGGTGTGGGCGGTCGGCCTGATTGTGATGGCCGTCGCCGCTTGGTATACGTTCAGTCCGCTGATGATCCTGATTTTATTTTTCGGTATCTATCGGGCGCGGCAGACCTGGTCACGGCGTAACGACCTGCGTCAGCAGCAATACTTCACCGTCAGCGCGCCGAAACGCTGGCTGATCGGTATCTCGTACGGTCTGATCACGGCGTTATCCGGCGTGGGCGTGTATCTTTTCACCGGCGCATAA
- a CDS encoding CBS domain-containing protein, with amino-acid sequence MQAAEIMSKYVLTCSKDTTIHELIRLFVRNKVTAIPVVGDDNELLGIISEGDLLYKKVRPHVPQYVNVLGASLYYSGYGQYEETFQKLLATRAEEIMTKEVEYVEPDADSNTVTDMMVEDHLKNVPVVKDKRLVGMISRADILELIARESDLPIV; translated from the coding sequence ATGCAAGCAGCTGAAATTATGAGTAAATATGTCTTGACCTGCAGCAAAGACACGACGATTCACGAGTTGATCCGGCTATTTGTCCGCAATAAGGTAACGGCGATTCCCGTTGTCGGCGATGATAACGAATTGCTCGGGATTATTTCCGAAGGGGATCTCCTGTACAAAAAAGTGCGCCCGCACGTACCGCAATACGTCAATGTTCTGGGAGCCAGCCTTTACTACAGCGGCTACGGACAATATGAAGAAACATTTCAAAAATTGTTGGCGACGCGCGCCGAAGAAATCATGACGAAAGAAGTCGAGTACGTCGAGCCGGATGCCGATTCCAATACCGTTACGGACATGATGGTCGAGGACCATTTGAAAAATGTGCCGGTCGTGAAAGATAAACGTCTGGTCGGCATGATTTCACGCGCGGATATTTTAGAGTTAATCGCGCGCGAGAGTGATTTACCGATCGTTTAG